The bacterium region GAAATTTATAAAAACAAGGATGAGCTTATTAGCCTTCATAAGGAGCTTTCTTTAAGGTATTTAAATAATGGAAAAAGGGATCTCTGTATTAAACATCTTGAGGCAATCCTTAAAATTTCTCCCGATGACGCTGAGATAAAGAGGATATTGGGTGAGCTTAAAAACTAGGATTTTTTGTAATTATTCACCCCCTCTTTGTGAAACGGAGAATCTTAAGAAAAAGAGAAGGGAGAATATCATCTTTGTCTAATTAACCATTTATCCACTTTCTCAATCATTCGTATAATCTGTCCAATGATTTGGTCATAATTTGAGTTAATCTTTGTTGTCATAATAGAATCTATATAACCACATCGGTTTGCAAATTCTAACCATACCTGAGTTTCGCATGCTTCACTTTCTGCATCACTTAATTTGGCAATAAATGCGGATTTATATCGCCTTTTCCTCCATGCCTCTGCAATATTTGCACATACCGAACGGGATGACCTTCGGATTTGATCAAGTAAGGAATATCTAAAAATTTCCATAGCTGTATTCATCGCATTTTGATAAACTTTTAAGTCTTTATAGCTTTGTATTTTTTCACCCATTCTCCCCTTTTTCTGTGAAACGGAGAAATTTCTCCCCTTC contains the following coding sequences:
- a CDS encoding four helix bundle protein, giving the protein KGRNFSVSQKKGRMGEKIQSYKDLKVYQNAMNTAMEIFRYSLLDQIRRSSRSVCANIAEAWRKRRYKSAFIAKLSDAESEACETQVWLEFANRCGYIDSIMTTKINSNYDQIIGQIIRMIEKVDKWLIRQR